One Bos taurus isolate L1 Dominette 01449 registration number 42190680 breed Hereford chromosome 25, ARS-UCD2.0, whole genome shotgun sequence genomic window carries:
- the MAPK3 gene encoding mitogen-activated protein kinase 3 isoform X1, protein MAAAAAAQGGGGGEPRGTDGVGPGVPGEVEIVKGQPFDVGPRYTQLQYIGEGAYGMVSSAYDHVRKTRVAIKKISPFEHQTYCQRTLREIQILLRFRHENVIGIRDILRAPTLEAMRDVYIVQDLMETDLYKLLKSQQLSNDHVCYFLYQILRGLKYIHSANVLHRDLKPSNLLINTTCDLKICDFGLARIADPEHDHTGFLTEYVATRWYRAPEIMLNSKGYTKSIDIWSVGCILAEMLSNRPIFPGKHYLDQLNHILGILGSPSQEDLNCIINMKARNYLQSLPSKTKVAWAKLFPKSDPKALDLLDRMLTFNPNKRITVEEALAHPYLEQYYDPTDEPVAEEPFTFDMELDDLPKERLKELIFQETARFQPGVLEAS, encoded by the exons atggcggcggcggcggcggctcaggggggcgggggcggggagcccCGGGGAACTGATGGGGTCGGCCCGGGGGTCCCAGGGGAGGTAGAGATAGTAAAGGGGCAGCCGTTCGACGTGGGCCCGCGCTACACGCAGCTGCAGTACATCGGCGAGGGCGCGTACGGCATGGTCAG CTCAGCTTACGACCACGTGCGCAAGACTCGAGTGGCCATCAAGAAAATCAGCCCCTTTGAGCATCAGACCTACTGCCAGCGCACATTGCGAGAGATTCAGATTCTGCTGCGCTTCCGCCATGAGAACGTCATTGGCATCCGAGACATTCTGCGGGCACCCACCCTGGAAGCCATGAGGGATGT CTACATCGTACAGGACCTGATGGAGACAGACCTGTACAAATTGCTCAAAAGCCAGCAGCTGAGCAACGACCATGTATGCTACTTCCTGTACCAGATCCTGCGGGGCCTGAAGTATATCCACTCCGCCAACGTGCTCCACCGGGATTTAAAGCCCTCCAACCTGCTCATCAACACCACCTGCGACCTTAAG ATCTGTGATTTCGGTCTTGCCCGGATTGCTGATCCCGAGCATGACCACACTGGCTTTCTGACGGAATACGTGGCCACACGCTGGTACCGGGCCCCAGAGATCATGCTTAACTCCAAG GGCTACACCAAGTCCATCGACATCTGGTCTGTGGGCTGCATTCTGGCTGAGATGCTCTCCAACCGGCCCATCTTCCCCGGCAAGCACTACCTGGACCAGCTCAACCACATTCTGG GTATTCTAGGCTCCCCATCCCAGGAGGACCTGAATTGTATCATCAACATGAAGGCCCGAAACTACCTACAGTCTCTGCCCTCCAAGACCAAGGTGGCCTGGGCCAAGCTTTTTCCTAAGTCAGACCCCAAAG CTCTTGACCTGCTGGACCGGATGTTGACCTTTAACCCCAACAAACGGATCACAGTGGAAGAAGCGCTGGCTCACCCCTACCTGGAGCAGTACTATGACCCAACGGATGAG CCAGTGGCCGAGGAACCTTTCACCTTCGACATGGAGCTGGATGATCTACCCAAGGAACGACTGAAGGAGCTCATCTTCCAGGAGACAGCCCGCTTCCAGCCTGGGGTGCTGGAAGCCTCCTAA
- the MAPK3 gene encoding mitogen-activated protein kinase 3, translating into MAAAAAAQGGGEIVKGQPFDVGPRYTQLQYIGEGAYGMVSSAYDHVRKTRVAIKKISPFEHQTYCQRTLREIQILLRFRHENVIGIRDILRAPTLEAMRDVYIVQDLMETDLYKLLKSQQLSNDHVCYFLYQILRGLKYIHSANVLHRDLKPSNLLINTTCDLKICDFGLARIADPEHDHTGFLTEYVATRWYRAPEIMLNSKGYTKSIDIWSVGCILAEMLSNRPIFPGKHYLDQLNHILGILGSPSQEDLNCIINMKARNYLQSLPSKTKVAWAKLFPKSDPKALDLLDRMLTFNPNKRITVEEALAHPYLEQYYDPTDEPVAEEPFTFDMELDDLPKERLKELIFQETARFQPGVLEAS; encoded by the exons atggcggcggcggcggcggctcaggggggcgggg AGATAGTAAAGGGGCAGCCGTTCGACGTGGGCCCGCGCTACACGCAGCTGCAGTACATCGGCGAGGGCGCGTACGGCATGGTCAG CTCAGCTTACGACCACGTGCGCAAGACTCGAGTGGCCATCAAGAAAATCAGCCCCTTTGAGCATCAGACCTACTGCCAGCGCACATTGCGAGAGATTCAGATTCTGCTGCGCTTCCGCCATGAGAACGTCATTGGCATCCGAGACATTCTGCGGGCACCCACCCTGGAAGCCATGAGGGATGT CTACATCGTACAGGACCTGATGGAGACAGACCTGTACAAATTGCTCAAAAGCCAGCAGCTGAGCAACGACCATGTATGCTACTTCCTGTACCAGATCCTGCGGGGCCTGAAGTATATCCACTCCGCCAACGTGCTCCACCGGGATTTAAAGCCCTCCAACCTGCTCATCAACACCACCTGCGACCTTAAG ATCTGTGATTTCGGTCTTGCCCGGATTGCTGATCCCGAGCATGACCACACTGGCTTTCTGACGGAATACGTGGCCACACGCTGGTACCGGGCCCCAGAGATCATGCTTAACTCCAAG GGCTACACCAAGTCCATCGACATCTGGTCTGTGGGCTGCATTCTGGCTGAGATGCTCTCCAACCGGCCCATCTTCCCCGGCAAGCACTACCTGGACCAGCTCAACCACATTCTGG GTATTCTAGGCTCCCCATCCCAGGAGGACCTGAATTGTATCATCAACATGAAGGCCCGAAACTACCTACAGTCTCTGCCCTCCAAGACCAAGGTGGCCTGGGCCAAGCTTTTTCCTAAGTCAGACCCCAAAG CTCTTGACCTGCTGGACCGGATGTTGACCTTTAACCCCAACAAACGGATCACAGTGGAAGAAGCGCTGGCTCACCCCTACCTGGAGCAGTACTATGACCCAACGGATGAG CCAGTGGCCGAGGAACCTTTCACCTTCGACATGGAGCTGGATGATCTACCCAAGGAACGACTGAAGGAGCTCATCTTCCAGGAGACAGCCCGCTTCCAGCCTGGGGTGCTGGAAGCCTCCTAA